From the genome of Streptomyces puniciscabiei:
GTGGTCGCCCCGGTCACAGGCCACGCTCGTAACTCGCCCAGGCGATGTGCGACTCGTGGAGGGTGACGGTGAGGCCGGCGAGGCCCTTGGCGCCCTCGCCGAGGGCGCCCTTGTGGATGCGTTCGGCGAGCCGGTCGGCGATGACCTTGGCGAGGAACTCGGTGGACGTGTTGACGCCCGCGAACTCGGGTTCGTCGTCCAGGTTGCGGTAGTTCAGCTCGGCGGTGATGAGGCGCAGTTCCTGCGTGGCCAGACCGATGTCGACCACGATGTTGTCCTCGTCCAGCTGCTCGCGGCGGAAGGTGGCGTCCACGAGGAACGTGGCGCCGTGCAGTCGCTGCGCGGGCCCGAACACCTCGCCGCGGAAGCTGTGGGCGATCATGATGTGATCGCGGACGGTGATGCTGAACAACGGACGCCCTCCAGGTACGACGCGTCTGGCCCCCCTGTCCTTACCCGTCGGGGGATGCCGTGTAGTACGGCTCTTCGCTTCCCCGCGTTCAGCCCGATCTCACTCTTTTCTCAGGTCAGGCCCGTCTCGGCGTACCGGATCCGGTGGCACAGGGCGGGGATCTCGCCCGAGGCGAGCTTCGGCATGACCTCCGGGAGTTGCTCGAACGCGGTCTCCCCGGTGATGAGCGCGTCCAGCGCCGGGTCGGCGAGCAGGTCGAGGGCGAGCGCCATCCGGTCGGCGTAGTCCCGGCCGGCGCGGGCGGCCGGGGAGACGGTGCCGACCTGACTGCTGCGCACGGTGAGCCTGCGGGAGTGGAAGGCCTCGCCGAGCGGCAGGGCGACGCGCCGGTCCCCGTACCAGCTCAGTTCCACCACCGTACCCTCCGGGGCGAGGAGTTGCAGGGCGCGGGTCAGACCGGCCTCCGTGGCGCTGGCGTGCACGACGAGGTCGCAGTCGCCGAGCGCCCCGTCGGGCGTGGCGAAGTCCACCCCGAGCGCCTCGGCGGTCCTGGCGCGGGCCGGGTCGGCGTCGACGAGCTGCAGCCGGACTCCGGGGAAGCGGGCGAGCAGGGCGGCGACCGAGCAGCCCACCATGCCGCCGCCGACCACCGCGATCCGGTCGCCGATCAGCGGTGCCGCGTCCCACAGGGCGTTCACGGCGGTCTCCACGGTCCCGGCGAGCACGGCGCGCTCGGCCGGCACGTTCTCGGGCACCACGGTCACGGCGTTCACCGGAACGGCGTAACGGCTCTGATGCGGATACAGGCAGAAGACCGTACGCCCGACGAGCTCGGCCGGGCCCTCCTCCACCTCGCCCACGCTGAGGTAGCCGTACTTCACCGGGCCGGGGAAGTCGCCCTCCTGGAACGGCGCCCGCATCGCGGCGTGTTGGCTCTCCGGCACCCCGCCGCGGAACACGAGCGTCTCCGTGCCGCGGCTCACCCCGGAGTACAGGGCACGCACCAGGACCTCGTCCTCGGCGGGCTCCGCGAGGGTGATGTCGCGCAGCTCGCCGTGGCCGGGTGAGCGCAGCCAGAACGCGCGGGCCGAGCGGTTCATCGGCATCCTCCTGAACAGTAGGGAAGTTGTTCACGTACCGAGAAGTGCACAGGCCGCGCACAGTACGCGGCGTTGATCGACTCTGTCACTCGGCCGGAGGGTGTGCGGTGGCCCTGAACAACACGTATGACGCCAGGCCCCAGCAGGAAACGGCGGTGGGAGCGGGCATACAGCTCCTGCTGCTGGCCCTGCTCGGAACGGCGATAGGCATGGGGCCGGCCGGCTGGCTGACGGGGCTGGCGTTCGCGTTCGCCACCTGGGCGGTCCTGTCCCGTGCCCTGCACCGCGCCAGCCTGCGCAGCTTCGGCCCCGCGAACCGTGTCACGCTCGGCCGGGCGACCCTGGTGGGCGGGGTGACGGCCCTGGTCGCGGACTCCTTCGAGAGCGCGCCACCGGTGACCCTGCTGGTCGGCCTGACCGCCGTCGCCCTGCTCCTGGACGGCGTCGACGGCAAGGTGGCCCGCCGCACCGGCACCTCGACGGCGCTCGGCGCACGCTTCGACATGGAGGTCGACGCGTTCCTGATCCTGGTCCTGAGCGTGTACGTCTCCACGCAACTGGGCCCGTGGGTGCTGCTGATCGGCGGCATGCGCTACGCCTTCGTCGCCGCGGCCCGCGTGGCCCCCTGGCTGAACGCTCCGCTGCCGCCGTCCTTCGCCCGCAAGACCGTCGCCGCGGTCCAGGGCATCGCCCTGCTCCTGGCCGGCGCCGAGCTCCTCCCCCATCCGGTGAACCTCGCGATCGTGCTCCTCGCCCTGGGGTCGCTGCTGTGGTCCTTCGGCCGGGACGTGCTGTGGTTGTGGCGCACCTCCCGCATCTGCGTGGAGGCTGTGGCCGAGGAGGGCAAGGTGCTGGAGCTGGTGGGGCACTGAGCGACGACCCCCTGGTATCAGGAAGGGCCCGGACCGAATGCCGGTCCGGGCCCTTCCTCATGTACTCGGTGGTTACGACCGCGCGCCCCGGCTCCGTACGACGGCGAACGCGGCGGCCGCGAGGCCGAGGACACCGACGACCAGCCCGGCGATGCCGAGCCCGCGGGCGGTGGAGTCGCTCGCGTCGGCGGCCTTGGCGCCGGTGTTGGCGGAGGCGGTGGCGGTCTTGGCGGACGCCGGCGCACCGCTCGCGTCACCGGCGGTCAGCTTCAGCACCGGGGCCGGGTTCTCCGGCTCGTCGCCGCCGGCCGGTTCCTCGATCCAGCGCACGACCTTGCCGTGGGAGTAGGTCTGCAGGGTCTTGAACACCAACTGGCCGGTGTCGTCCGGCAGTTGACCGAAGGCGACGTTGAAGTCCTCGTACTGCCCGGCACCGATCTTCCCGCCGCTGAAGGTGATCTCGGAGGCGGCCTCGGTGATGGTGCCGTCGTCGGTCTTGACCGGCGTCTTGAGCTTGGTGGTGGTGACCTTGGCGGTCCAGCCGTCCTGCGGGTGGACGAGCACGCCGAGGACGGGGTGGTCGGTGGGCAGGAAGACCTGCACCTTGGTGGTGGAGGCGCTGTCCTCCTCGTTGGGTACGCGGAAGGTGAGCACGCCGTCGGTGGCTCCCTTGGCGTAGCTCTCGGGATGGACGGTGACGTGCGCGGAGGCGGCACCGGCGGCGATCAGGACCGTGGCGGCGGTGAGAGCGGTGACGGTTCCGGCGCGGCGCATGGCGATACGTGTGGCGGGCATGGGTGTGTCGATCTCCGTACGGTGACGTGTCGTTCAGGGTCAGGGCGAGTACGGGATCGGTGCGGGGGGTCCGCGTCTGCTGACGGCGTGCCGCAGCAGGGTCAGGCGCAGCGGTTGGGCGGCCGTCGGCACGCGCGGGGCGCGATCGACGGGGGCCGGCAAGGGCGTGTCGCGCCACCAGGCGACGAGGCCGGGAACGAGCGCGGCGGCCCGCCGCAGCAACGACCACAGCGCGGCCTCGCCCCGCCGCAGCCACCAGGAGGCGGCCAGCGCGGCGAGGAGGTGCGCGGCGGTGGCGGGGCCGGTGAGGTGCGGGTGGACCGTGGCGTGCGCGTGCATCCCGGCCATGGCGTGACCGGGCATGACCACGCGCCCCCCGCCGGCGCGGGCGGCGTCGAAACCGAGGTGCAGTCCGGCCTGGGTCAGCAGCATGGCCGCGCCGATGCCGGCCAGCGACCGTTCCCCGCCCCCGAGGAGCCAGCCGACCGCGAACACGGCCAGAAAACCGGCCACATCGGCCCACAGCGGCGGCATGGCCCCCATGGCCAGCCCGTGCCCGGCGGCGGCGAGCAGCACACACACCGCGGCGAACACCGCGGCACGCAGGCCTCTCACTGCCGGGGACGGGCTCATGGTGAGGGATCCTGCCACGGTTGGGTGATACGTGTGGCATGGATGTGCTGTTCAGCCGCCGGGGCACGGCACTGATGGCGCCCCGCGGCGGAGCCGCTTGGCTGGGTCCAGCCGCGAGAACTGCGCTCCAGACACGGATAGTGCAGCGGCCCGACCACAACCCCGACGAACGCGGCGCTTTCGCCCGCGGCTGCTTTTCCACGGCGGGTCTCTGCTTGTCGCGCCAACTGCCCTGGTGCCGACACGCTACGGAATTCGGCGGGGCAACGAGACCATGCTCGGTGAAGGGCCGAAAACGATCAGTGGCGCCTTGGTTCTGGACTAGTGTGGTGCTCGCTGCGCACCTTCCCGGAGGGTACGTCGGCGGTGTTCGGTGCCGGTCCTCTGTCGTGGCTGGCGAGTGGTTTCCATCGCGTATGAAGCGCGGTGTGAGTGCGGATGCCCGGTAGGGCTGTCCCTGCCATTCCCAGCTCACGCCGAGGAGTGGTCACGCATGAACCCCGTTGAGTACAAGCCTGCGCGTCGTATCTGGCTTCGCAAGTTGCTGGTCGACGTCGCCGTTGGGGTCGTCACCAATCTTGTGGTGACGGCTCTGACCGCGGCAGCGAGCCTGCTCTTCTGACGCAGGCATGTGGCGGGCCCGGAGAGCCCGCCACTCCGCGTTCTCTGCCACGGGTGTCAGAAGAGCCGTAGCTCAGGCGGATTCTGGCCGCCCGGGCCCCTGCCCCTTCTGCGGGGCCGTCGTCCTCGCCGGGGTCTGGGCAAATGGTGCACGCGTGCTTCCTGGGGGAGGTTCTCCCAAGTAGGGCGCAGCCCATGGATCTCGACCTCGCCCACGACCTTCTTCAGATAGGCCCGAGTCTCCTCATCCGTCGAGTAGAGCACCGTGGCACGGCTCGCTCTGGTCATCAGTACGTGGTAGGCGTGGCGCACGAGGCGAGCGAACTCCTGGTCGTCGACGCTCCCGGCCTTCACCTTCGGGTCGAACGATCCGGGTACGGCGACGCGCTTGACGCCCGTGTCCGGGTCCTCCCGCTCCTTGCCCCGGCGGAACACCCATCGGTCGCCCCGCCGCACCATGTCCTCGCCCATGATCACGCCGCACCAGTCCCATTCGAGGCCCTGCGCCGTGTACACACAACCGATCTGATCCAGCCCATTCTCGTGTACGGACCAGATCTTCGACGGTGGAGCGTCGTTCTCGCAGAAGCTGTCGCTGTCCGCGTTCCACGGACGGTGCCAGTCGCCGATGCGCACGTCTGCCTCAAGGCGCTTCTCGTCGCCCAGAGGTTTCGTCCAAGGCCAGCAATAGCCCGCGACCATGCGCGCGGAGGCACCCGCAAGTGCTTCCGTGCGGATGATCTGCTCGAGATCCCCCGGGCTGTCTGCCACCTCGATGTGCATCAGACCATCGGGACGCCACTGCCACGGCCGCGCCTCGGACACACCCAGCATGTCGCGGACCCAGCGGACATAGGAATCGCTTCCGCCGCACCGGAACTGTTCACGCAGGCCGTAGCATGCCAGGTGAGCGTTGTGCCGTGCCGCGGCATCCTTGATCAGGCCGACGGTACCGACTTCGTTCGGCCGCACGGACTGCCCTTCGTCGAGGAAGAACACGGTCAAGCGAGACGCGTTGAGAAGCTCGTCCACCTGGGGCTGTGTGCCCTGCTGCTCGGGCTTCCAGAAGCGGCTGGTCGAGCGGTCCCGCAAACGGTGCGCCTCATCACAGATCAGCACGTCCAGAGGCGGATCCGGTGGGGTGACGAAGTTACTGAAGAAGGTGAAAGTTTCCCTGAAGTCTCGATCTCCATAACCCACGTGTTCTTGGATCGCGCCGTTGAAGGCCCGGCTGCCGCTGGCGTACTTGACTGCCCTGCCCTGGGCTTCCAGCTCGGTTTTGATCTGCAGACCGATCGCGCTCTTGCCCGTGCCGGCGCCACCTGTCACCAGGAAGACAACGCGGCGCTCATCAGGAACCAGGGTTGGATTTCGGGGGTCGGGGAGCACCTTGGAGGCCGTTTTCAGAATCTGGTCGGCTACTTCCTTCTGCCGTCCGCGCAGCGTGAACACCGTGTCCTCTCCGCGCGACCAGATCATGGCGTCGAGCAGAGGTGTGTTGCGTATACCCATGCCACGCAAAAGCGATTCGGCAGCCGAGGCGCTGCCTTCCTCCGCGAAGCTTTCCCGGAGGTCGGCAAGCAGCCGGTCCCGCCCGTCGTTCGTGTAGACACGGGCGTAGGCCCCCGTCGGCGCATCTACGTCGATCAGGGGCCGCACCGAGTCATCGGTGGCGTTGTGCAGGTAGGCGAAACCACCGCACTCGAATTCATATCCATGCAGCGGGCCCCTACCGCTCGTGAATGCCTCATAGTAATCACGCAGTTGGAGGGCAGGGTGCTTCTTGTTGTCCATTCCCGGCACTTGCACCAGTTCGGCAGTCGCTTGTTCCACCCTCGTCACCGTCGACCAGCGTTTCAATTCGACGAGCTGCACGGACGGGTGATGTTCCCTTGGATGACGGCCCACGAGAACGACGTCGATCAGCCGTGGGTCACCTGGACGCTCGCTCTCGTCGAGCGTGGCGGCGCACTCGACGATCATTTCCACGTTGCCACGACCTGCCGCCACCAGATCGTTGGCAAGGCTCACCAAGCTCTGCGCCCAGGCGGAGCGCTCGCTCTCCGAGGCATCGGTGCCGCGGAAGTGTTTCCATCTGGCGGCGAGATGGGGCACCATGCGGTGCCTTGCGTTGAGAGTGAGCAGATCCTGCGCCGCCAGCTTCAGCAGGAGCATGGACACGAAGTGGTTCCCCCAGAGCACGAGTGACTCGTGCGGGTGGGGGCGTGTCCTCGAGGAAGCCCGTCGGGCCGCAACCGGTACGGACGATCTTAGGAAGTGCTACTGCCGGTTGAAAAACAGCGGGCCGGATGTCGGCGTGAACTGCCGGTGCCGTGGCTTGATCTCTCACGCCACGACGGGCTGACGCTCGGGCCGGCCTCCCGCCAGCTCCCGCAGCTTCCTCCGCGTCTCCGGATCCGTCGAGTACACGATCGTGCCGATCATCCCGCGAGTGAGCAGCACCTTGTAGGTATTGCGGATGAGACGGTCCACATCCGTGTCGGAGGTCGACTTCTTGAAGACCGGGTCCTTGGACTTCGTACGGTCCGTGATCCAACGGTCGCCGCGCCAGACGAGGTCGGGGCCGATGATCACGCCGGACCAGTCGTACTCGAAGCCTTGGGCCGTGTAGACGCAGCCGACCTGACCGAAGCCAGCCGGGTCGGTTGCCCAGAGGGCGGACGGCGGAGCTCCGGAGACCGCGCGCTCGCCGCGGAGGTTCCAGGGGCGGGCCCAGTCACCGATCACCACGTCGGCCGGAAGGGGATTCCCGGGCTTGGGTTCCGGAGACCAAGGCCAGCAATAGCCGGCCGACATACGGGCGCCGTACCCCTGGGCTCGGCGAGCCTCCAGGAACGCCTCCATCTCCTGAGGACTGTCGGCAACCAGCAGCTGCATGCGGTCGTCGGGTTCCCAGACCACCGGCCCCCCGGGCTGAAGCCCGAGGAGGCGAACCACCCACCGCAGATACGCGTCGCTGCCTCCGCAGCGGAACTGACTCTCCAACGGTACGACACAGCACGTGAGGTTCTGGGCCGCCGCGGCCGCCTTGATGTCTTCCACCGTTCCCATCTCGCCGGGACGCACCACCTGGTGTTCGTCGAGGAGGAAGACGGGGACACGGGCGACGTCGATGAGCTCGTCGATCTGCCGCTTGCCGGTTCTCTGAGCCGCGGGTGTGTAGCGATTGGCGGATGTCTCGCGAATGCGGTGCGCCTCGTCACAGATCAGCACGTCGAGGGAGTTCCGTTCGGCGGTCATGAAGCTGTTGAAGTACTTGAAGAGGTCCTGCACCTCACGCTTGCGAGTGCCGGCCACCTTGCGCATCGTCTTGGTGAATGACTGGGACCCTGTGGCGTGCAGGGCCGTGACCCCTTGCCGGTACAGCTCGC
Proteins encoded in this window:
- a CDS encoding CDP-alcohol phosphatidyltransferase family protein, coding for MALNNTYDARPQQETAVGAGIQLLLLALLGTAIGMGPAGWLTGLAFAFATWAVLSRALHRASLRSFGPANRVTLGRATLVGGVTALVADSFESAPPVTLLVGLTAVALLLDGVDGKVARRTGTSTALGARFDMEVDAFLILVLSVYVSTQLGPWVLLIGGMRYAFVAAARVAPWLNAPLPPSFARKTVAAVQGIALLLAGAELLPHPVNLAIVLLALGSLLWSFGRDVLWLWRTSRICVEAVAEEGKVLELVGH
- a CDS encoding DUF6408 family protein, with product MNPVEYKPARRIWLRKLLVDVAVGVVTNLVVTALTAAASLLF
- a CDS encoding DUF2075 domain-containing protein; amino-acid sequence: MLLLKLAAQDLLTLNARHRMVPHLAARWKHFRGTDASESERSAWAQSLVSLANDLVAAGRGNVEMIVECAATLDESERPGDPRLIDVVLVGRHPREHHPSVQLVELKRWSTVTRVEQATAELVQVPGMDNKKHPALQLRDYYEAFTSGRGPLHGYEFECGGFAYLHNATDDSVRPLIDVDAPTGAYARVYTNDGRDRLLADLRESFAEEGSASAAESLLRGMGIRNTPLLDAMIWSRGEDTVFTLRGRQKEVADQILKTASKVLPDPRNPTLVPDERRVVFLVTGGAGTGKSAIGLQIKTELEAQGRAVKYASGSRAFNGAIQEHVGYGDRDFRETFTFFSNFVTPPDPPLDVLICDEAHRLRDRSTSRFWKPEQQGTQPQVDELLNASRLTVFFLDEGQSVRPNEVGTVGLIKDAAARHNAHLACYGLREQFRCGGSDSYVRWVRDMLGVSEARPWQWRPDGLMHIEVADSPGDLEQIIRTEALAGASARMVAGYCWPWTKPLGDEKRLEADVRIGDWHRPWNADSDSFCENDAPPSKIWSVHENGLDQIGCVYTAQGLEWDWCGVIMGEDMVRRGDRWVFRRGKEREDPDTGVKRVAVPGSFDPKVKAGSVDDQEFARLVRHAYHVLMTRASRATVLYSTDEETRAYLKKVVGEVEIHGLRPTWENLPQEARVHHLPRPRRGRRPRRRGRGPGGQNPPELRLF
- a CDS encoding DUF2075 domain-containing protein; the protein is MLFRESAQSIAARALDSSLYLHLTEQFVHMHGHRPSGAEVRSWERSIPALAAALNDAGLGSVEVMLEYALPLNSKRADAVLAGVHPDTGEPSYVVVELKQWSQAEPDEEDPTLCWIDTRAHPVLNPIEQVRRYCEYLVNFNGAVAEHPDRVSGVAYLHNATEFGVGGLRAIELDQRGQMFTGDRRGDFIDYLRAKLSAKAAGARAADELQAGRTVPSKQLMSVAAQEVRDREQFVLLDEQQVAYRLVLNAVRKAKQSNHKEVVVVTGGPGTGKSVIALSLLGELYRQGVTALHATGSQSFTKTMRKVAGTRKREVQDLFKYFNSFMTAERNSLDVLICDEAHRIRETSANRYTPAAQRTGKRQIDELIDVARVPVFLLDEHQVVRPGEMGTVEDIKAAAAAQNLTCCVVPLESQFRCGGSDAYLRWVVRLLGLQPGGPVVWEPDDRMQLLVADSPQEMEAFLEARRAQGYGARMSAGYCWPWSPEPKPGNPLPADVVIGDWARPWNLRGERAVSGAPPSALWATDPAGFGQVGCVYTAQGFEYDWSGVIIGPDLVWRGDRWITDRTKSKDPVFKKSTSDTDVDRLIRNTYKVLLTRGMIGTIVYSTDPETRRKLRELAGGRPERQPVVA
- a CDS encoding YcnI family protein, with amino-acid sequence MPATRIAMRRAGTVTALTAATVLIAAGAASAHVTVHPESYAKGATDGVLTFRVPNEEDSASTTKVQVFLPTDHPVLGVLVHPQDGWTAKVTTTKLKTPVKTDDGTITEAASEITFSGGKIGAGQYEDFNVAFGQLPDDTGQLVFKTLQTYSHGKVVRWIEEPAGGDEPENPAPVLKLTAGDASGAPASAKTATASANTGAKAADASDSTARGLGIAGLVVGVLGLAAAAFAVVRSRGARS
- a CDS encoding 6-pyruvoyl trahydropterin synthase family protein codes for the protein MFSITVRDHIMIAHSFRGEVFGPAQRLHGATFLVDATFRREQLDEDNIVVDIGLATQELRLITAELNYRNLDDEPEFAGVNTSTEFLAKVIADRLAERIHKGALGEGAKGLAGLTVTLHESHIAWASYERGL
- a CDS encoding zinc-dependent alcohol dehydrogenase; its protein translation is MNRSARAFWLRSPGHGELRDITLAEPAEDEVLVRALYSGVSRGTETLVFRGGVPESQHAAMRAPFQEGDFPGPVKYGYLSVGEVEEGPAELVGRTVFCLYPHQSRYAVPVNAVTVVPENVPAERAVLAGTVETAVNALWDAAPLIGDRIAVVGGGMVGCSVAALLARFPGVRLQLVDADPARARTAEALGVDFATPDGALGDCDLVVHASATEAGLTRALQLLAPEGTVVELSWYGDRRVALPLGEAFHSRRLTVRSSQVGTVSPAARAGRDYADRMALALDLLADPALDALITGETAFEQLPEVMPKLASGEIPALCHRIRYAETGLT